DNA sequence from the Heterodontus francisci isolate sHetFra1 chromosome 22, sHetFra1.hap1, whole genome shotgun sequence genome:
cccaatggctggagagtccagaatcagggggtcactgtcaggatacggggtatgccatttaaaaccgagatgagaagaaatttcttcactcaagagggtggtgaacctgtggaattctctaccacagaaggcagtgaaggctaagtcattaaatatattcaagaaggagatagatatatttcttaatgccaaagggatcaagggatatggggagaaagcgggaacagggtactgaattagacaatcagccatgatctttttttgaatgacgaagcaggcccaaagggcctactcctgctcctattttctatgtttctataataatCAAGAGTAGGAATGCTAGCAGATgccctctctctctcgagcccaGGGGCACTGGCATACCCTAACACCACGGTAGAGGTAAGCTGATTCAACACAAACCAGGGATCAAGATTGGAATCATATCGCAGTCCAACACTAGCCCAGTGGATAACTGCACCATCGACTCAAGAGAATTTTAATGAAGAATAATTAGTTACTTTTCTAAAAGCAAAAGTCCGAACAAGGTGAAAGTCAGTGAAGTGACATatccaaattcatgctgactaaaaGCGTTAGAAAAAGCAGGATTGATATTTGTTTCCAAGCTAAATATTTACTTGCTGTGCCATCTGTTGCTCGCAATTCttacctagacagtttataaagatTGTTAATATTGATAATCAGGTTTTCCTGGGGTCACATTGCAGTTTGGGCCAAAAAGAAACACAAGCAGTTGCAAGTACATTCACGCACTAATATTCACACCAAGGAACGGTAACCGATCTGTTAATGTACCTCCAAGAGGGAGGGGCCTCAATCATGTCCAGATTATCAGGCGGAGCTCTTAAGTAGGAGCCTGCTGCATCTCAAGAGGAAAGAGAATTCAAAGAAAATATGTTACTCTCGTGGTCTCATGGGTACCTCTAGTGGCaggaagagaggagagagcagactgCCTGTTACTCCTGGCTGAGTGATAGCTTGGTGGCTTCAAGCAGAATAAATATAATTAATTCTACATGTCATTTGGCTATCAAGCAACAAAAGAAAAATGCAAAAATCGAGTTTTCAAGTTCTCAAGTTTGATGCTCTAAAGGCTGTGAATTAATTTTACAAAGAGCAATTACTGACTTGAAGAATCGAGAAAGTTTTTAAATGAATAGCGCATTATTCATTAGGAACCGATCATCAGTTAAGAGGTAATGGACTGTTGGAGCTTAGATGCATTTTCTTGAACCATTTTGTGTAAATCAACTGGATAAGTGAGAGATCCAATCACTGCTACATGCATGAGTTATTAACTATGCAAAATGGAAACCTTCACAAATAAAATGTAAAGCTCAACTGTGGGTTATTTGCACAGttgacctgttcagtatttccagcattttctgcttttattaccttCACAGTTACTTGTTTATATCTCCCGGCCTTAAATGATGTCATGAGGCCCTTGAAGCTTTCAACAGCCACTGGGATCTCTCCAGGAGTTGGAGGAGTCAGCTCCACCCGAGCATATTTCCAGAAGGTAGCCAGGCGAGGCTTAGAGTAATTAACAGCAGCTGGAAAAAAAAAATTCATAAAAATATGTTCAACAGCTTTGGTAAGATAAAATTACATTACAACATCCATAAAAAGACAAAGGAAATAGAACACAAATGCTGAAATTAACAGAGGTACAGGCCAGTTATCacctgaaagagagatagaggacaCCCAAAACACTCTCGATAGAATTTAGGAGTGCAAAGCTACCGACACACACCATCCGATTAGCCAATTCAATCATCCTTTGTTCAAacaccttttcctcccctcctgaagGCACCATACCCTACTGAGGCACAAGTCCACAGATAGAGACAACTCACTTACTTCAACCAGTAGCTATTCCCCTCATGAGTGCACAGAGTAAGCAATAGACTAGTGAACTATTAGGATATGATAGTCTTGAGATATTTTTCCTCCACAAATcatctagtctaatcccactctcctgatcactccccatacccttcagGAATGGGAACCCTTGCTAATCTTTCTAGCTATCTGGTAAATGAAGATCAAATGCTGTACCTATGCTGTGACTAGAGCAGAGCTCAAGAACATGCTCGATACTGGTTTAAGATCAATAAATCATAAGGGTATTACAGTTTCAgatggaaagagggggggggggggggagaaaaaagagaccggggtggggggaaagagagaagagagaggggggggggaaagagagaagagagaggggggggggaaagagagaagagagaggggggggggaaagagagaagagagaggggggggggaaaagagagggggggggggaaaagagaggggggggggggaaaagagaggggggggggggaaaagagaggggggggggaaaagagagggggggggaaaagagagggggggggggaaaagagaggggggggggaaaagagagggggggggaaaagagaggggggggggaaaagagagggggggggaaaagagaggggggggg
Encoded proteins:
- the atp5l gene encoding LOW QUALITY PROTEIN: ATP synthase subunit g, mitochondrial (The sequence of the model RefSeq protein was modified relative to this genomic sequence to represent the inferred CDS: inserted 2 bases in 2 codons) gives rise to the protein MAEAARRLVQRAVTGGPKLALAAVNYSKPRLATFWKYARVELTPPTPGEIPVAVESFKGLMTSFKAGRYKQVTVKDALRNHTGATEXLMWFYIXEVIGRGSLIGYNV